One window of Chamaesiphon minutus PCC 6605 genomic DNA carries:
- the psbZ gene encoding photosystem II reaction center protein PsbZ: MIVIFNLALFALVLLSFVMIVGVPVAYAAPQNWDRSKQLLFVGSGAWTILVVVVGVLNFLVV; encoded by the coding sequence ATGATCGTAATTTTCAACCTGGCACTATTTGCCTTAGTGCTACTGTCTTTCGTGATGATCGTCGGCGTGCCTGTTGCTTATGCAGCACCACAAAACTGGGATCGATCGAAACAACTCTTGTTCGTCGGTTCGGGAGCTTGGACGATTCTAGTCGTGGTCGTTGGAGTTTTAAACTTCCTGGTAGTCTAG
- the recJ gene encoding single-stranded-DNA-specific exonuclease RecJ, translating to MANSILDWQLPPQIEIPPEFIAAIRKCKPTVNGKYAAKLLWQRGLREIDRLPGYLDCDKYQPSSPFAFGMEMTAAVERLKKAYIYAEKVAIWGDFDADGVTATSVLWDGLGQFFARGERLSYYIPDRMKESHGLNVAGIKKLAAQGITLIITCDTGSTNIKEVEYATKLGVDVIVTDHHTLPAKRPPVTAIINPRYFESEHPLFHLSGVAVAYKLVEALYVALPDIPKQPVEYLLDLVAIGLIADLVQLSGDCRYLAQQGIKRLTQQNQPDIDGFRPGVHKLLQLCKRNGDRPTDISFGIAPRINAISRIHGDASFGVELLTSKDVDRCHELAAETELANTRRKELQKNTTLKVQSKLSDLDLSTTSVIVLVDSNWSPGVLGLVAGQVAQEHGKPTILLSTNSDGDAGKEKVKVARGSARSTQNIDLYQLVNSQSHLLNSFGGHPFAAGMSIDLDNIPLFTEAINQQLQAKLGTIPPPSIATDLLVTLADLQVSNGRELFEDLLLLEPYGMGNPVPKLLIKNCQFKDIKNRNIQDFKGKTVQYIRTKFELFDATSSKGFPGIWWGHYEHEIPRVNCDAIVELDFNSYEKRFEIRLVEVRPAAIDNKSLNFSDRQFNLKVLDFRQESVDSAAIDSEPIIWVKQCPSDWDELQCYCQQAIQTSSKLALNYQSTNLATNSEILQQLLGIAKYAIQTCESINLYRLRSRLNISDRAMRLGLDALVEIGFDVSLNNQTNLVTITLSQLQERNELDLYSLITVREFFAAIEEEQFKRNYFLHVPVYAIEASLSH from the coding sequence ATGGCAAACTCAATCCTAGATTGGCAATTACCACCCCAAATAGAAATTCCCCCTGAATTTATTGCAGCGATCCGGAAATGTAAACCGACGGTAAATGGTAAATACGCAGCGAAATTATTATGGCAGCGGGGGCTAAGAGAGATCGATCGGTTACCTGGATATTTGGATTGTGACAAATATCAGCCGAGTAGTCCCTTTGCCTTCGGGATGGAAATGACGGCGGCGGTAGAAAGATTGAAAAAAGCCTACATTTACGCCGAAAAGGTGGCTATTTGGGGCGATTTTGATGCGGATGGAGTAACAGCGACTAGCGTACTTTGGGATGGATTGGGGCAGTTTTTCGCGCGGGGAGAACGGCTTAGTTATTATATTCCCGATCGCATGAAGGAATCTCACGGGTTGAATGTGGCAGGGATTAAAAAATTAGCCGCACAAGGAATTACGCTAATTATTACTTGCGATACGGGTAGTACGAATATTAAAGAAGTTGAATATGCCACTAAATTAGGTGTCGATGTCATCGTCACCGATCATCATACTTTGCCTGCAAAACGTCCGCCAGTAACGGCAATTATCAATCCACGTTATTTTGAGTCCGAGCATCCATTATTTCATTTATCTGGGGTGGCGGTAGCGTATAAGTTAGTCGAGGCTTTATATGTAGCTTTGCCAGATATTCCGAAGCAACCAGTCGAGTACTTATTGGATTTAGTTGCGATCGGGTTGATTGCAGATTTGGTGCAATTGAGTGGCGATTGTCGCTATTTGGCGCAGCAAGGTATCAAGCGATTGACGCAGCAAAATCAGCCGGATATCGATGGTTTCCGTCCGGGAGTGCATAAGTTATTACAATTATGTAAGCGCAATGGCGATCGACCGACAGATATTTCGTTTGGAATTGCACCACGTATTAATGCGATTAGTCGGATACATGGCGATGCTAGTTTTGGGGTAGAGTTATTAACTAGTAAAGATGTCGATCGCTGTCACGAGCTAGCCGCCGAAACTGAACTAGCAAATACGCGCCGGAAGGAGTTGCAAAAGAATACGACGCTCAAGGTTCAGAGCAAATTGTCCGATTTGGATTTATCTACTACTTCCGTAATTGTTTTAGTAGATAGCAATTGGTCGCCTGGAGTCTTAGGTTTGGTTGCCGGACAGGTAGCTCAAGAACACGGAAAACCAACAATTTTATTGAGTACGAATAGCGACGGTGATGCGGGTAAAGAAAAGGTAAAAGTTGCGAGAGGTTCGGCGCGATCGACTCAAAATATTGACCTGTATCAATTAGTCAATTCTCAATCACATTTACTCAATAGTTTTGGCGGACATCCTTTCGCAGCGGGGATGAGTATCGATCTAGATAATATTCCGCTATTTACAGAAGCAATTAACCAACAGTTACAGGCGAAACTCGGTACCATTCCACCCCCATCGATCGCGACAGATCTGCTCGTTACTTTAGCCGATCTTCAGGTGTCGAATGGACGAGAGCTATTTGAAGATTTACTATTGCTCGAACCTTATGGTATGGGCAATCCAGTACCTAAATTATTAATTAAAAATTGTCAGTTTAAAGATATCAAAAATCGCAATATTCAAGACTTTAAAGGTAAAACAGTTCAATATATTCGGACAAAATTTGAGCTGTTCGATGCTACTAGCTCTAAAGGCTTCCCTGGTATTTGGTGGGGACATTACGAGCATGAGATTCCGCGCGTAAATTGCGACGCGATCGTCGAACTGGATTTTAACTCCTATGAGAAAAGATTTGAAATCCGCCTAGTCGAAGTCCGTCCGGCGGCGATCGATAATAAATCTCTGAATTTTAGCGATCGACAATTTAATTTAAAAGTACTCGATTTTCGTCAAGAATCGGTCGATTCAGCCGCGATCGATTCCGAGCCAATTATCTGGGTGAAGCAATGTCCCAGCGATTGGGATGAGCTACAATGCTATTGTCAACAAGCAATTCAAACAAGCAGTAAGCTAGCTCTTAATTATCAATCTACCAATCTGGCTACTAATAGCGAAATACTTCAGCAGCTACTTGGTATTGCTAAATACGCGATCCAGACTTGCGAAAGTATTAATTTATATCGATTGCGCTCTCGTCTCAACATTAGCGATCGAGCGATGCGGCTGGGTTTAGATGCGCTAGTAGAAATTGGTTTTGATGTGTCGTTAAATAACCAAACTAATTTGGTTACGATTACGTTATCTCAACTGCAAGAACGAAACGAGTTAGATCTGTATTCGTTAATTACTGTCCGAGAATTCTTCGCCGCGATCGAGGAAGAACAATTCAAGCGTAACTATTTTCTCCATGTGCCAGTTTACGCGATCGAAGCTAGTTTGAGCCATTAA
- a CDS encoding helix-turn-helix domain-containing protein, producing MPRLSAALITLNEVEQAELQQLLKRKKTPQQIALRAKIIVLAAQGKSHGEIAETLEISKDMSRLWRNRWLELKDRQLPAIERLMDAVRPGAPATFTLEQITQLYAIACAPPEQYGRPISQWTSRELAAELIKQGIVASISQRHVGRLLAEAELKPHQSSYWLHPPPTQNWGTKLNTSVVSTNKHPNVR from the coding sequence ATGCCAAGATTATCCGCTGCCCTAATTACACTCAATGAAGTAGAACAAGCCGAACTACAACAACTACTCAAGCGCAAGAAAACGCCACAACAAATCGCACTCCGAGCCAAAATCATCGTCTTGGCAGCCCAAGGGAAAAGTCACGGTGAGATTGCTGAGACATTAGAAATTAGCAAGGATATGAGTAGATTATGGCGAAACAGATGGTTGGAGTTGAAGGATCGACAACTGCCAGCCATCGAGCGGCTGATGGATGCCGTGCGACCAGGTGCGCCAGCCACCTTCACCCTCGAACAAATCACACAACTATACGCCATCGCATGTGCCCCGCCCGAACAGTACGGCCGTCCCATCAGTCAGTGGACGAGCAGAGAATTAGCCGCCGAACTGATAAAACAGGGCATCGTCGCATCGATTAGCCAGCGACATGTGGGCAGACTCCTAGCTGAAGCCGAACTCAAACCCCACCAGAGTAGTTACTGGTTGCATCCCCCCCCGACCCAGAATTGGGGCACAAAGTTGAACACATCTGTCGTGTCTACGAACAAGCACCCCAACGTGCGCTGA
- a CDS encoding macro domain-containing protein, giving the protein MSTIFQSQSGQIELILGNIVEQNVDAIVNAANTKLKGGGGVDGAIHRAAGSTLLEECLALPIDERGQRCPTGEARITSAGNLSAKYVIHTVGPFFNQKYYDKSVSLLEKAYLSSLILANDRKCRSIAFPSISTGAYRFPIEAAAKIALQTTIDFLQKETSIELVQSGVNRPMIESSSSK; this is encoded by the coding sequence ATGTCAACTATATTTCAATCACAATCTGGACAGATCGAACTAATATTAGGCAATATTGTAGAGCAGAATGTCGATGCAATTGTAAATGCTGCAAATACAAAACTCAAAGGAGGCGGCGGTGTTGATGGCGCAATTCATCGAGCCGCAGGCTCTACATTATTAGAAGAATGTTTAGCACTGCCAATCGATGAACGCGGACAAAGGTGTCCAACGGGAGAAGCAAGAATAACTAGTGCTGGAAATCTATCAGCTAAATATGTAATTCATACAGTGGGGCCTTTTTTCAATCAAAAGTACTATGATAAATCGGTGTCTTTATTAGAGAAAGCTTATCTCAGCTCTTTGATTTTAGCTAACGATCGCAAATGTCGATCGATTGCATTTCCGTCTATTTCTACTGGTGCATATAGATTTCCAATAGAGGCAGCAGCAAAGATTGCACTACAAACAACAATAGATTTTTTGCAGAAAGAGACAAGTATAGAACTAGTACAGAGCGGCGTAAATAGACCTATGATTGAAAGCAGCTCATCAAAATGA
- a CDS encoding GNAT family N-acetyltransferase, with protein sequence MIESGYQIRSARIEELPLLAPIERAAAVLFLDTRYAFLVNAEPLPLDFVQQQFRLGLVWVAVDLHQTVVGHAIAREVDETLYLQQIDVAPEHGRKGIGSALVNAICDRATHLGYRIVSLSTFRDIPWNAPFYAKLGFCPVSEAELTTGFQQIRFKEVEAGLPISDRVIMYRVL encoded by the coding sequence ATGATTGAATCGGGTTATCAAATTCGCTCCGCTCGGATTGAAGAATTACCACTGCTCGCTCCCATCGAACGAGCCGCAGCCGTGCTGTTTCTCGATACACGATATGCTTTTTTAGTAAATGCCGAGCCACTACCGCTAGACTTTGTGCAGCAACAATTTCGATTGGGACTGGTATGGGTAGCTGTGGATTTGCATCAAACAGTAGTCGGCCATGCCATCGCTCGTGAAGTCGATGAAACACTCTATCTTCAGCAAATAGATGTCGCTCCCGAACATGGACGCAAAGGGATTGGCTCGGCATTAGTGAATGCGATTTGCGATCGTGCAACACATCTGGGGTATCGGATCGTATCTTTATCCACCTTTCGAGATATTCCTTGGAATGCCCCTTTCTATGCCAAACTAGGGTTCTGCCCTGTTAGCGAAGCCGAGCTGACAACTGGTTTTCAACAGATTAGATTCAAAGAGGTTGAAGCTGGATTGCCTATCTCCGATCGAGTCATTATGTATCGCGTACTTTAG
- a CDS encoding transposase: protein MGHKVEHICRVYEQAPQRALTGEVTLSLDEMTGIQALERTMPNIPMKPGQCERVEFEYTRHGTQSLIASFDVATGRIALASVGATRTEADFAEHVTRSLAQYPTAAKYHLVMDCLNTHQSETLVRLVAGLETTPQELGVKGQSGILKSMETRAQFLADPNHRLVIHYTPKHCSWMNQIEIWFGILVRKLLRRGSFTSTNHLKARIHEFVDYFNITMAKPFKWTYKGKPLTS from the coding sequence TTGGGGCACAAAGTTGAACACATCTGTCGTGTCTACGAACAAGCACCCCAACGTGCGCTGACAGGAGAAGTCACCCTCAGCCTGGACGAAATGACTGGGATTCAAGCACTGGAGAGAACTATGCCAAATATTCCGATGAAACCAGGACAGTGCGAACGTGTAGAGTTTGAATATACTCGACACGGAACTCAATCATTAATTGCCAGTTTCGATGTGGCAACTGGTCGAATTGCGTTGGCCAGTGTGGGCGCAACTCGAACCGAAGCTGATTTCGCCGAGCATGTCACCCGTTCCTTAGCACAATATCCCACTGCCGCAAAATACCATTTGGTCATGGATTGTCTCAATACCCATCAATCCGAGACGCTGGTTAGGCTGGTGGCCGGATTAGAGACAACTCCACAGGAGCTGGGTGTTAAAGGTCAGTCGGGGATTTTGAAGTCAATGGAGACGCGAGCGCAATTTTTAGCCGACCCAAACCATCGGCTAGTGATTCATTACACGCCCAAACATTGTTCTTGGATGAATCAGATTGAGATCTGGTTTGGGATTCTAGTACGGAAATTGTTACGACGCGGTAGCTTTACCAGTACAAATCACTTGAAAGCCCGGATCCATGAGTTTGTGGACTACTTTAACATTACGATGGCCAAACCCTTCAAATGGACTTACAAGGGTAAACCTCTAACCTCTTAG